The following are from one region of the Rhodospirillaceae bacterium genome:
- a CDS encoding ferredoxin, whose product MNEIHSPLSTFHFTGQISGGDLFEIGRRGLQPALLSGYGDLSKLRYDFPLVLFKGSNGTPWVHSLCDVVTEMLSEFTSTGTEGERLRKVALRLEEQIRVLVKDGNKGSLNELWQLAESNLLSQSGGNGAPKLDEKILETIRDALPENGEVIDYDEDTPEKVLSHAWNAVQEEKARKFSRRLDELTLKLMNILKGDSMKSATAFNPEALKSTVGSSYESAFDFNSMSDILGTAFVPGALPEKRWRRIQSVLSTLNAQKFFPSVNGNNGKKRRKKTQTYIFDHCAPAMEAFRLRLPKMVSLVKAMTIAQLEIESRYKEATHDPFFRNYDERYLEADDLAMLPAYLICLRNCTDAKEEKADLMEVLSSGLPIKVLAQNDDIVEQLSIASGQLSFGVRGSQLASMALGLSDVFILQASGADLYRMHQKVLKGLTHRGPALFSIYSGQSGKPSRAAKNTPQKPLYLRAAAATDSRACPAFVYDPGAGYDWESRFQVEGNPQPEMDWPVHDFVYEDKDLQKFSDTIAFTFVDFAAMDERYSKRFAGVPKSQWNDQMVPASAFMEFDDTEAAGKVPYILMVDENNDLHRVIVEARLIQAARRCCRMWRSLRELGGVDNSYARKALAAERENREAQTGPDTATSDEIETDVESVSEEFTPPSSDEPYIETPRCTTCEECVEINKNMFLYDDNKQAYIADLNAGTYKQLVLAAESCQVAIIHPGQPVNPDEPNLKELMTRAEAFN is encoded by the coding sequence ATGAACGAAATACATTCACCACTGTCGACGTTCCATTTTACCGGGCAAATTTCCGGCGGCGATCTTTTTGAGATAGGGCGGCGCGGTCTTCAACCAGCATTGCTCAGTGGCTACGGGGACCTGTCTAAACTCCGTTATGATTTTCCTTTGGTCCTGTTCAAAGGAAGCAACGGCACGCCGTGGGTTCATTCTCTCTGCGATGTTGTCACAGAAATGCTGAGCGAATTCACGTCCACGGGGACGGAAGGCGAGCGGCTGCGTAAGGTCGCTCTGCGCCTAGAAGAGCAAATCCGGGTTCTGGTAAAGGACGGCAACAAGGGATCCTTAAACGAATTATGGCAACTGGCCGAAAGCAACCTGCTATCGCAGAGCGGTGGCAATGGCGCGCCAAAGCTGGACGAGAAAATCCTCGAGACGATCCGCGATGCGCTGCCTGAAAACGGTGAAGTTATCGACTATGATGAGGACACCCCGGAAAAGGTCCTGTCCCACGCGTGGAACGCCGTTCAGGAAGAAAAGGCGCGCAAGTTTTCCAGAAGGCTCGATGAGCTGACGCTTAAACTGATGAATATTCTTAAAGGCGACTCGATGAAGTCCGCCACCGCGTTTAACCCCGAAGCCCTTAAAAGTACGGTCGGTTCATCTTATGAATCGGCTTTCGATTTTAATTCCATGTCCGATATTCTTGGCACGGCATTTGTACCCGGGGCCTTGCCTGAAAAACGCTGGCGTCGAATCCAGTCCGTTCTATCGACCCTCAATGCGCAGAAGTTTTTCCCTTCAGTAAACGGAAACAACGGGAAGAAACGGCGGAAAAAAACGCAAACCTATATTTTTGACCATTGTGCACCGGCGATGGAGGCATTCCGGTTGCGATTGCCGAAAATGGTTAGTCTCGTCAAGGCCATGACAATCGCCCAGTTGGAAATTGAAAGCCGTTACAAGGAAGCGACACATGACCCGTTCTTCCGCAATTACGACGAACGCTACCTGGAAGCCGATGATCTCGCCATGTTGCCGGCCTATCTTATTTGCCTGCGCAACTGCACAGATGCCAAGGAGGAAAAAGCCGATTTGATGGAGGTTCTCTCCTCGGGTCTTCCCATCAAGGTTCTGGCACAGAACGATGACATCGTAGAGCAGTTGTCAATCGCTTCGGGCCAGCTTTCATTTGGTGTCAGGGGATCACAATTAGCCTCCATGGCATTGGGCCTGAGCGACGTCTTTATCCTTCAGGCCAGTGGCGCCGACCTGTACCGGATGCACCAAAAAGTCCTTAAGGGATTGACCCACCGCGGTCCGGCCCTGTTCAGCATTTATTCAGGACAATCGGGAAAACCATCTCGTGCGGCCAAAAACACACCCCAGAAACCGCTCTACCTGCGGGCGGCAGCGGCAACTGATTCCCGTGCATGTCCTGCCTTTGTCTACGACCCGGGCGCCGGATATGACTGGGAATCCCGTTTCCAGGTGGAAGGAAACCCGCAACCCGAAATGGACTGGCCGGTTCATGATTTCGTCTACGAAGATAAAGATCTGCAAAAATTTTCCGATACAATCGCTTTTACCTTCGTCGACTTCGCCGCCATGGATGAACGATATAGCAAGCGCTTCGCCGGCGTTCCCAAGTCCCAATGGAATGACCAGATGGTTCCGGCAAGCGCGTTCATGGAATTTGACGATACAGAAGCGGCAGGGAAAGTTCCTTACATCCTGATGGTTGACGAAAATAACGACCTTCACCGGGTCATCGTCGAGGCCAGATTAATTCAGGCCGCACGGCGATGTTGCAGGATGTGGCGAAGTCTTCGGGAACTGGGCGGCGTTGACAATTCATACGCCAGGAAGGCATTGGCTGCGGAAAGGGAAAATCGGGAAGCCCAAACCGGACCGGACACAGCCACAAGTGATGAAATTGAAACCGATGTGGAGAGTGTCAGCGAAGAATTCACGCCGCCGTCGTCCGATGAGCCCTATATCGAAACGCCCCGCTGCACCACCTGTGAAGAATGCGTGGAAATTAATAAAAACATGTTCCTTTACGACGACAACAAGCAGGCATACATAGCCGACTTGAATGCCGGCACCTACAAGCAATTGGTACTAGCCGCCGAAAGTTGCCAGGTCGCCATCATCCATCCGGGCCAGCCGGTCAATCCCGATGAACCGAACCTCAAGGAATTGATGACGCGGGCCGAGGCCTTTAATTGA
- a CDS encoding 2-oxoacid:ferredoxin oxidoreductase subunit beta — protein sequence MSIPIAECALRQLEDEHPIDDYKGRVPRWCTGCGDNAILAAVQRLCRDEQLAPEKTVFVSGIGCSSRFPHYMNTYGFHGLHGRAMPVAQGIKMRRPDLHVFVVTGDGDCCSIGTAHWIHALRYNMNMTVLMHDNGIYGLTKNQASPTSPQGLKSKTTPSGTLLEPINPVSVSLGIRNASFVAQAVDWIPDMLYDIIEAAFHHKGFSFVRILQRCPEFLPGRFDEWVKDPARMLLLNHDDGVKVRPELGKVYPNLEQHDPSDRNKAREIASTYHPMPVGVLYRNQEMPCYEDLRKPDRLYTPDVVKSVLEKEFDQFTIHPAA from the coding sequence ATGTCAATACCAATCGCCGAATGCGCCTTGCGCCAACTTGAAGACGAACATCCCATTGACGACTACAAAGGGCGTGTTCCGCGGTGGTGTACCGGCTGTGGCGACAACGCCATTCTGGCGGCCGTGCAGCGCCTTTGTCGGGATGAACAACTGGCCCCGGAAAAGACCGTCTTTGTTTCGGGAATCGGTTGTTCCAGCCGCTTTCCCCATTACATGAACACCTATGGTTTTCACGGTCTCCACGGTCGGGCCATGCCCGTCGCCCAGGGTATAAAAATGCGCCGACCGGATTTGCATGTGTTTGTCGTTACCGGCGACGGTGATTGCTGCTCCATTGGCACTGCACACTGGATTCATGCGCTGCGCTACAACATGAATATGACCGTCTTGATGCATGACAATGGCATTTACGGATTAACCAAAAATCAGGCCTCGCCAACCTCTCCGCAAGGTCTGAAAAGTAAAACAACACCAAGCGGCACGCTCCTTGAACCGATTAACCCGGTCAGTGTCAGCCTTGGTATCCGCAACGCATCGTTTGTAGCCCAGGCTGTCGATTGGATACCCGACATGCTGTACGACATTATCGAGGCGGCCTTCCATCACAAGGGATTTTCATTCGTGCGCATTCTGCAAAGATGCCCCGAATTCCTGCCGGGCCGGTTCGATGAATGGGTTAAGGACCCCGCGCGTATGTTGCTTCTTAACCATGACGACGGTGTCAAAGTCAGGCCGGAACTGGGGAAAGTTTACCCGAACCTGGAACAGCACGATCCATCAGATCGCAACAAGGCCCGCGAAATTGCATCAACCTATCATCCGATGCCGGTGGGCGTTCTGTATCGAAATCAGGAAATGCCTTGCTATGAGGACCTGCGCAAACCCGACCGTTTGTATACACCCGATGTTGTTAAAAGCGTGCTGGAGAAGGAGTTCGATCAATTCACGATTCACCCCGCGGCGTGA
- a CDS encoding 2-oxoacid:acceptor oxidoreductase subunit alpha has protein sequence MNPQALKKEKTATRQRQARAQKPAKASAPMGKPQRVSSKEKPVQELREHIVEVISDSGEGAQRCGQSLASIAARMGNGIWTVEIIPAEIQPPARSIAGGSGNRVRLAAGRVTNGGDEADLVVAFNEQVLLGRVHAHELKPGCTILIENKWRNDDDAEIVAAYTRTIGQLEESGYVIQEIPMESECLKYVADPRRGKNMFVLGMLCSIYSLDMQVAREQVAFIFAKKDQNIIDNNIQLLEAGHDWAEANLTFKYRIPPSPLNEAQIVVNGNVSLGLGIMASGMEVCAMYPITPATSVSHYLSEVFETVGGVVHQAEDEIAACAFAIGASYAGKCAVTITSGPGLALKQETIGLAVMTEIPLVVVDVQRGGPSTGLPTKTEQSDLLFSCFGGHGDNPKVVMAVSDIEDCFYSMITARKIAETFNTVVVVLTDASLASAQQPFPRPDISEDWMAPPVDQSEISAGLVPYDWDHRTGLSRRFIPGQPGGMHCLTGLAHDRKSCVAYDSDTNQDGMLHRSLKLAALQKTLKTPPVFGNSEGDLLIVSWGSTKGAVEEAVTLLQEDGHKVSSLHLRFIQPMPSGIKDVLKGFERVMTVEGNWSDNLEHEIIDEENRRYSELAWLLRARFLVDVDCWTEVRGRPIKPGSVVRAASQRLQRKE, from the coding sequence ATGAACCCACAGGCACTAAAAAAAGAAAAAACCGCTACCCGGCAACGACAGGCGCGCGCTCAAAAACCCGCGAAAGCTTCAGCGCCCATGGGAAAGCCGCAACGGGTATCGTCGAAAGAGAAACCCGTGCAGGAATTGCGCGAGCATATCGTTGAAGTGATCAGTGATTCCGGTGAAGGGGCACAACGCTGTGGTCAGTCCCTGGCGTCCATCGCGGCACGGATGGGAAACGGAATTTGGACAGTCGAAATTATCCCGGCCGAAATTCAACCGCCGGCACGGAGCATCGCCGGGGGTAGCGGTAACCGCGTCCGCTTGGCGGCGGGTCGGGTTACCAACGGCGGTGACGAAGCTGATTTGGTTGTTGCTTTCAACGAGCAAGTTCTTCTGGGACGCGTTCATGCGCACGAGCTAAAACCCGGTTGTACGATCCTCATAGAAAACAAATGGCGGAACGATGACGATGCGGAAATTGTCGCGGCTTATACACGGACCATCGGGCAACTGGAGGAAAGCGGTTACGTAATCCAGGAAATCCCCATGGAAAGCGAATGCCTGAAATATGTCGCCGACCCGAGGCGCGGCAAGAACATGTTTGTCCTGGGCATGTTGTGCAGCATCTACAGTCTGGACATGCAGGTCGCCCGCGAACAGGTTGCCTTCATCTTCGCCAAGAAAGACCAGAACATCATCGATAACAACATTCAGCTACTTGAAGCCGGGCACGACTGGGCCGAGGCCAATCTCACATTCAAATACCGCATTCCCCCTTCGCCATTGAACGAAGCGCAAATCGTCGTAAACGGCAACGTTTCCCTGGGCCTTGGCATTATGGCTTCGGGCATGGAAGTTTGCGCCATGTATCCGATTACACCGGCGACCTCGGTTTCCCATTATTTGAGTGAGGTTTTTGAAACCGTTGGCGGTGTTGTCCATCAGGCCGAAGATGAGATTGCCGCCTGCGCATTTGCCATTGGCGCCTCCTATGCCGGTAAGTGTGCGGTGACCATTACCTCTGGCCCGGGTCTGGCCTTGAAGCAGGAAACCATCGGCCTTGCCGTGATGACGGAAATTCCCCTGGTCGTTGTCGATGTTCAGCGCGGCGGCCCCAGCACCGGCTTGCCGACAAAAACAGAACAGAGTGACCTGCTGTTTTCGTGCTTCGGCGGCCATGGCGACAATCCCAAGGTGGTGATGGCCGTGTCCGATATTGAGGATTGCTTCTATTCGATGATCACCGCGCGCAAAATCGCCGAAACCTTCAACACCGTCGTTGTCGTTTTGACAGATGCCAGTTTGGCATCGGCCCAGCAACCTTTCCCGCGCCCCGATATCAGTGAAGACTGGATGGCGCCACCGGTGGATCAGAGTGAAATTTCAGCGGGCCTTGTTCCCTATGACTGGGATCATCGAACCGGCCTTTCGCGGCGGTTTATTCCCGGACAGCCGGGCGGTATGCATTGCCTGACTGGCCTTGCCCATGATCGCAAGAGCTGTGTCGCCTACGATTCTGACACCAATCAGGATGGTATGCTGCACCGCAGCCTTAAATTGGCGGCCCTTCAAAAAACGTTGAAAACGCCGCCCGTCTTCGGCAACAGCGAGGGCGACCTGCTGATCGTCAGTTGGGGAAGCACCAAGGGCGCGGTCGAAGAAGCGGTAACACTGTTGCAGGAGGATGGTCACAAGGTGTCGTCCCTGCACCTTAGGTTTATCCAGCCCATGCCATCGGGGATCAAGGACGTGTTAAAGGGCTTTGAGCGCGTGATGACGGTAGAGGGCAACTGGTCGGACAACCTGGAACACGAAATCATCGACGAGGAAAATCGACGCTATTCGGAACTTGCCTGGCTCCTGCGGGCCCGGTTCCTGGTCGACGTAGATTGTTGGACGGAAGTCCGCGGACGTCCCATTAAACCGGGTTCCGTCGTCCGAGCCGCCAGTCAGCGCCTGCAACGGAAGGAATGA
- the gltA gene encoding NADPH-dependent glutamate synthase translates to MAKKKTIRTIPQERTPIPHQDPKKRVKNFDEVALGYGLEDALNESERCLMCPEKQCVPGCPVSIDIPGFIAKISAKDYRGAYDVLTQSNLLPAICGRVCPQEDQCEGVCTVADTLEPVAIGRLERWVGDMAIKEGWSNIPYIEPNGFRIGIVGSGPAGIACAADMAKAGCDVTVYEAFHKPGGVLRYGIPEFRLPNAVIDAEIDALSKLGVKIKCNTLVGRLFTLQQMRDEMGFDAVFVGTGAGYPSFMDIPGESLNGVLSANELLTRCNLMHAGEFPDYDTPLHLGQRVAVIGSGNTAMDAMRVCLRLGAANVHCVYRRTRNESPARVEEIDHAEEEGVEFHWLAAPVEILGDDQNNVRGMRCIRMELGEPDESGRCRPVPVAGSEFEFEADMIVYAIGTNANPIIGQTSKLKLNKWGYIATDENLATSMAGVYAGGDIVTGGATVILAMGAGRNAASSMKKYLGIRDTDSLCTTEREDIPPTLFGIDAREKNFARVRIA, encoded by the coding sequence ATGGCTAAAAAGAAAACCATCCGCACCATCCCTCAGGAAAGAACGCCAATTCCGCATCAAGACCCCAAGAAGCGGGTGAAGAACTTCGACGAGGTTGCCCTTGGTTACGGGCTGGAAGATGCCCTGAACGAGAGCGAACGGTGTCTTATGTGTCCTGAAAAACAGTGCGTTCCCGGATGCCCTGTCAGCATCGATATTCCAGGATTTATCGCCAAAATTTCCGCCAAGGATTACCGTGGCGCTTACGATGTATTGACCCAGTCCAACCTGCTGCCGGCCATCTGTGGACGGGTTTGCCCACAGGAAGATCAATGCGAAGGTGTTTGCACAGTCGCCGATACACTCGAGCCGGTGGCCATTGGCAGGCTCGAACGCTGGGTCGGGGACATGGCCATCAAGGAAGGTTGGAGCAACATTCCTTACATAGAGCCAAATGGCTTTCGTATTGGCATCGTCGGTTCTGGCCCGGCCGGGATTGCCTGCGCGGCGGATATGGCAAAAGCCGGATGCGACGTCACCGTCTATGAAGCCTTTCACAAACCCGGCGGCGTCCTCAGATACGGCATTCCGGAATTCAGGTTGCCAAACGCCGTCATCGATGCCGAGATTGACGCTCTTAGCAAACTGGGCGTCAAAATAAAGTGCAACACCCTGGTCGGGCGATTATTCACACTTCAACAAATGCGCGACGAGATGGGTTTTGACGCCGTCTTTGTCGGCACGGGCGCCGGTTATCCGAGCTTCATGGACATTCCCGGCGAGTCCTTGAATGGCGTGCTTTCGGCAAACGAATTGCTGACCCGTTGCAATCTTATGCACGCGGGCGAGTTTCCTGATTACGACACCCCTTTGCATTTGGGCCAAAGGGTTGCCGTCATCGGTTCGGGTAATACGGCCATGGATGCCATGCGGGTATGTTTGCGCCTTGGCGCCGCGAACGTTCACTGCGTGTACCGGCGCACCAGAAATGAAAGTCCTGCCCGGGTCGAGGAAATTGACCATGCCGAAGAAGAAGGTGTCGAATTCCACTGGCTGGCCGCCCCCGTCGAAATTTTAGGTGACGATCAGAACAACGTTCGCGGTATGCGCTGCATTCGCATGGAGCTTGGTGAACCCGACGAATCGGGACGCTGTCGCCCCGTTCCCGTCGCAGGTAGTGAGTTCGAGTTCGAGGCTGATATGATCGTTTACGCCATCGGCACCAATGCCAACCCGATCATTGGTCAGACATCGAAGTTAAAGCTCAACAAGTGGGGCTACATCGCAACCGATGAAAATCTCGCCACATCGATGGCCGGTGTTTATGCCGGTGGCGACATCGTTACCGGTGGCGCTACCGTGATTCTGGCCATGGGCGCCGGTCGCAATGCTGCATCGAGCATGAAAAAATACCTCGGTATTCGCGATACCGACAGCCTCTGCACAACTGAACGCGAAGATATCCCACCCACCCTGTTTGGCATTGACGCCCGCGAGAAAAATTTCGCCCGGGTCCGCATCGCTTAA
- a CDS encoding sulfide/dihydroorotate dehydrogenase-like FAD/NAD-binding protein yields the protein MGTTSSEKTDLSETLISSPGLEDEPTVEIVRREDFSDVTFMLEFRHPIMAKAARPGQFVIVIAQEHGERIPLTIADFDRKKGTVTLVIQAVGKTTKEMQQICQRGTTLFGVVGPMGMPSHIGNSKKVVCVGGGLGVAPVFPQARAFKESGAYVIGVIGFRNKQLVFWEDKFRKYCDEFIICSDDGSAGIKGLVTDGIKLAMEKHTDIDEVVAIGPPIMMKACAETTRPADIKTTVSLNPIMVDGTGMCGGCRVKIGEGIKFACVDGPDFNGHLVDFDDLMNRLKRFTEDEKQAMERWSDSCRIRGKDAPSAGSGS from the coding sequence ATGGGTACCACGTCGAGCGAAAAAACAGACTTATCAGAAACATTAATTTCATCCCCAGGGCTTGAGGATGAACCCACTGTCGAGATCGTCAGGCGGGAAGACTTTTCTGACGTTACCTTCATGCTTGAATTCCGTCACCCGATCATGGCGAAGGCGGCAAGGCCGGGCCAGTTTGTCATCGTCATTGCCCAGGAGCACGGTGAGCGCATCCCCCTTACAATTGCTGATTTTGATCGCAAAAAAGGCACCGTAACACTTGTCATCCAGGCCGTTGGCAAGACGACCAAAGAGATGCAGCAGATCTGCCAAAGAGGAACCACGCTTTTCGGTGTTGTCGGCCCCATGGGAATGCCGAGCCACATAGGAAACAGCAAAAAGGTTGTTTGCGTTGGCGGTGGCCTGGGCGTGGCCCCTGTATTCCCGCAAGCCCGCGCCTTTAAAGAAAGTGGCGCCTATGTGATTGGCGTCATCGGCTTTCGTAACAAGCAACTGGTCTTTTGGGAGGATAAATTCAGAAAATACTGCGATGAATTTATTATCTGCAGCGATGATGGTTCCGCCGGAATCAAGGGGCTGGTTACCGATGGCATCAAACTGGCCATGGAAAAGCACACCGATATTGACGAAGTCGTCGCCATCGGCCCACCAATCATGATGAAGGCGTGCGCGGAAACGACGCGCCCGGCGGACATTAAAACCACCGTCAGCCTTAACCCGATTATGGTTGATGGCACCGGCATGTGCGGCGGCTGCCGGGTTAAAATCGGTGAGGGCATCAAGTTTGCCTGCGTCGATGGACCCGATTTCAACGGCCATCTCGTCGACTTCGACGATCTTATGAACCGGTTAAAACGCTTCACCGAAGATGAAAAACAAGCCATGGAGCGTTGGTCCGATAGTTGTCGCATCAGGGGTAAAGACGCCCCATCTGCCGGATCGGGGTCGTGA
- a CDS encoding class I SAM-dependent methyltransferase, producing the protein MDQNIKNIHSYYSPGDLYNKIIEGLGKLGKDLTKVTLDDLHPVDEFHIRGETATRELIELSGFSSDLHILDVGCGIGGSTRRLSHETGCRVTGIDLSDAYIDTAERLTALLNMQERVKFHAASALELPFDDNSFDGIWSLQMNMNVENKLSWLTETCRVLKPGGNAVLYEVCGSKNTPQHFPVPWAQDSSMSFLVPPDAFRELITSAGFEISVWNDKTDLAKQAFAKVQKPVGEPDLPVLGVYMLAGNDIGAKAYNLRRNLEEERVSLIETVALKPGL; encoded by the coding sequence ATGGATCAAAATATTAAAAACATTCACAGCTATTACTCGCCAGGTGATTTGTATAACAAGATCATTGAAGGGCTTGGCAAGCTTGGTAAGGATTTAACGAAAGTCACACTGGATGATCTTCATCCCGTGGATGAGTTTCATATCCGGGGCGAAACGGCCACCAGGGAGCTCATTGAGCTGTCTGGTTTTTCCTCTGACCTTCATATTCTGGATGTCGGTTGCGGCATCGGCGGCTCCACACGCCGCCTGTCCCATGAAACAGGTTGTCGTGTAACCGGCATCGATTTAAGCGATGCCTACATTGATACCGCAGAGCGATTGACCGCATTGCTCAATATGCAGGAGCGGGTCAAGTTCCATGCGGCCAGTGCGTTGGAATTACCGTTCGATGACAATTCATTTGACGGCATCTGGTCTTTGCAGATGAACATGAATGTCGAAAATAAACTGTCGTGGCTAACCGAAACCTGTCGTGTGCTCAAACCTGGCGGTAACGCCGTCTTGTATGAAGTGTGCGGCAGTAAAAACACCCCCCAGCATTTCCCCGTACCGTGGGCGCAAGACAGTTCCATGAGTTTCCTGGTGCCACCCGACGCGTTCCGTGAGCTCATAACATCCGCGGGTTTTGAAATTTCCGTCTGGAATGACAAGACCGATCTCGCAAAGCAGGCCTTTGCAAAAGTGCAAAAACCTGTGGGTGAGCCTGATCTGCCGGTACTGGGTGTGTACATGCTGGCTGGAAACGACATTGGCGCCAAGGCCTATAACCTGCGCCGCAACCTTGAGGAAGAACGCGTCAGCCTGATTGAAACTGTAGCGCTAAAACCCGGTCTATAA